From a single Carassius carassius chromosome 8, fCarCar2.1, whole genome shotgun sequence genomic region:
- the lrp12 gene encoding low-density lipoprotein receptor-related protein 12 produces the protein MPYTSSLNQICLLWTHLLLLFMGNTVSSQHSENVYVSSMSNACGDVAEQIRASSGVITSPGWPFEYPSHINCSWNIRANPGEIITISFQDFEIQSSHRCGLDWISIGTYKNLDGYRACGSTIPAPYISSQDHMWIKFHSDDSMTGKGFRLSYITGKSEEASCKPEQFHCANGKCIPESWKCNTMDECGDNSDEELCVQPNPSSFFSFQPCAFNQFPCLSRYTRVYTCLPETLKCDGSIDCQDLGDEIDCDVPTCGEWLRNFYGTFSSPNYPDFYPPGSNCTWLIDTGDHRKVILRFMDFKLDGTGYGDYVKVYDGLEENPRRLLRVLTAFDSRAPVAVVSSSGQLRIHFYADKINAARGFNVTYQVDGFCLPWEIPCGGNWGCYTEQQRCDGYWHCPNGRDELNCSNCQEDEFPCSRNGACYPRSDRCNYQNRCPNGSDEKNCFFCQPGNFHCKNNRCVFESWVCDAQDDCGDGSDEESCPVIVPTRVITAAVIGSLICGLLLVIALGCTCKLYSLRMFERRSFETQLSRVEAELLRREAPPSYGQLIAQGLIPPVEDFPVCSGNQASVLENLRLAVRSQLGFTSIRLPTTGRHGNILRRLFNFTRSRRSGSLALVSADTEEGADGSTSAREPERIGSRRGLLPLDSDDMDTESEQHPRREVPGAAGGLMAPLPQKTPPTTAVEAIVSVSASSAPLVSRESSISESISESSGVTGSSCTTTATTTSSRSPFSSALSRVTRSLRWIRFSLGRSGDGGSSGIGQNHSPLRQLEQGSVGCTGVGIRGEDEDDVELLIPVSDASSLDSDESSRPLLEQGLEQAFGPHLTPAVVSLRGRLVGRDGPCEHCGIVHTARIPDACLEATAKTETSDDESLLLC, from the exons ATGCCTTACACTTCGAGCTTAAACCAGATTTGTTTGCTGTGGACACATCTACTTCTCCTATTCATGG GCAACACTGTTTCATCGCAGCACAGCGAGAACGTTTATGTATCAAGCATGTCAAATG CCTGTGGAGATGTAGCGGAGCAGATAAGGGCATCCAGTGGAGTGATCACCAGCCCTGGCTGGCCCTTTGAATACCCTTCTCACATCAACTGCAGTTGGAACATCAGGGCCAACCCTGGAGAGATCATCACCATCAG ttttcagGACTTTGAAATTCAGAGCTCACACAGATGTGGTTTGGACTGGATCTCCATTGGAACCTACAAGAACCTGGATGGGTACCGGGCCTGTGGCTCGACTATTCCTGCCCCATACATCTCCTCTCAGGATCACATGTGGATCAAGTTCCACTCTGATGACAGCATGACTGGAAAAGGCTTCAGGCTCTCTTACATAACAG GGAAATCGGAAGAAGCCAGCTGCAAGCCTGAGCAGTTCCACTGCGCCAATGGAAAGTGTATCCCAGAGTCATGGAAGTGTAACACCATGGATGAATGTGGCGATAACTCAGACGAGGAGCTGTGTGTACAGCCTAAtccctcctcattcttctccttCCAGCCTTGCGCCTTCAACCAGTTCCCTTGTCTCTCACGCTACACCCGTGTTTACACCTGTCTACCAGAGACGCTCAAATGCGACGGCAGCATTGACTGTCAGGACTTGGGTGACGAAATCGACTGTGACGTGCCCACCTGTGGTGAATGGCTGCGCAACTTCTACGGTACTTTCAGCTCGCCCAACTATCCTGACTTCTATCCACCTGGCAGTAACTGCACCTGGCTGATCGACACCGGCGACCACCGTAAGGTCATCCTGCGCTTTATGGACTTCAAGCTGGACGGCACAGGCTATGGCGATTATGTTAAAGTCTACGATGGACTAGAAGAGAACCCCAGGCGTCTGTTGCGTGTGTTGACTGCATTCGACTCTCGAGCCCCTGTAGCAGTGGTGTCATCTTCAGGACAGCTTCGGATACACTTTTATGCTGACAAAATCAATGCGGCTCGAGGCTTTAATGTTACATATCAAGTAGATGGTTTCTGCCTGCCATGGGAAATCCCATGTGGAGGGAACTGGGGTTGCTACACTGAACAACAACGCTGTGATGGCTACTGGCACTGTCCCAATGGCAGGGACGAGCTCAACTGCAGCAACTGCCAGGAAGACGAGTTCCCATGCTCGCGAAACGGTGCCTGCTACCCACGCTCTGACCGGTGCAACTACCAGAACCGCTGCCCGAACGGCTCTGATGAGAAGAACTGCTTTTTCTGCCAACCTGGAAACTTCCACTGCAAGAACAACCGCTGCGTTTTTGAAAGCTGGGTGTGTGACGCGCAAGACGACTGCGGGGACGGAAGCGATGAGGAGAGCTGCCCAGTAATCGTACCCACACGAGTCATCACTGCCGCTGTAATCGGGAGTCTGATCTGCGGCCTGCTGCTGGTCATTGCTTTGGGCTGCACATGCAAACTCTACTCACTCAGGATGTTTGAGCGCAG GTCATTTGAGACTCAGCTCTCTAGAGTGGAAGCCGAGTTACTGAGAAGAGAAGCTCCTCCATCATATGGGCAGCTGATTGCTCAAGGACTGATCCCCCCAGTGGAAGATTTTCCTGTCTGCTCTGGAAACCAG GCATCTGTTTTAGAAAACCTGAGACTGGCAGTTCGCTCTCAGCTGGGATTCACCTCAATCCGGCTCCCCACCACAGGACGCCACGGCAACATCTTGAGACGCCTGTTCAATTTCACACGTTCACGGCGCTCTGGTTCCCTCGCACTGGTGTCTGCGGACACAGAAGAGGGTGCTGATGGCAGCACCTCAGCTCGTGAGCCGGAGAGGATTGGCTCTCGCCGCGGACTCTTGCCCTTGGACTCCGACGATATGGACACTGAGAGTGAGCAGCATCCCCGCAGGGAGGTCCCAGGAGCTGCTGGAGGCCTGATGGCCCCTCTGCCACAGAAAACACCCCCTACAACAGCAGTGGAAGCAATTGTTTCGGTGTCTGCCAGCTCGGCTCCACTCGTCAGCCGGGAGAGCAGCATCTCTGAGAGCATCTCCGAAAGTTCTGGAGTAACTGGATCCTCATGTACTACTACTGCTACCACTACTTCCTCAAGAAGCCCCTTCAGCAGCGCTCTTAGCCGGGTCACCCGCAGCCTGCGCTGGATTCGTTTCTCTTTAGGGCGCTCTGGAGATGGAGGGTCAAGTGGCATTGGGCAGAATCACAGCCCTCTGCGGCAACTGGAGCAAGGAAGTGTGGGTTGCACTGGGGTTGGCATTAGAGGCGAGGATGAGGACGACGTGGAGCTCCTCATTCCCGTCTCAGATGCAAGCTCCCTGGACAGTGATGAGAGCTCCAGGCCACTGCTGGAACAAGGCCTGGAGCAGGCCTTCGGGCCCCACCTGACCCCCGCTGTGGTCTCTCTCAGAGGCCGGCTGGTGGGTAGGGATGGCCCCTGTGAACACTGTGGAATTGTCCACACGGCGCGGATCCCGGATGCTTGTCTGGAGGCGACGGCTAAAACAGAAACTAGTGACGATGAGTCACTGCTGCTCTGTTAA